From one Chloroflexota bacterium genomic stretch:
- a CDS encoding alkaline phosphatase family protein has product MPKHVLVLDLVCLTLEHLRDREVTPNLNALADRGYAVSLRPPFPAVTCTAHATLTTGTSPREHGVLCNGMFEQDRFAIRFWDQPTSMVKQPKVWETLRERDPSATTALLFFQNTMFASADVVVTPAPIHLDEGLVPWCYSKPVGFYEQLAEKHGAFQLPWYWGPLAGRTSSEWIAKAALDTLEQHRPTLTFVYLPHLDYNTQRFGADSPPFMADLAIMDRIVGEIVAGVEALGLEDDTAIVLVSEYAMTNVTRPVLVNRELRKQGLLAVREIAGAEYLDVELSTAFAMVDHQMAHVYLGQGAQPEDAARVRAALEGIDGVEKVLDRTEQAAYEIDHPNSGDFVIIAEADAWLTYYWWLDDAVAPPYARQIDIHRKPAYDPVELFFDPATKSIPLKPELVRGSHGRPHDLEARRPALIVAQPDAARPSADEIDMREVPGILLGLLGHR; this is encoded by the coding sequence ATGCCGAAGCACGTTCTGGTGCTCGACCTCGTCTGCTTGACGCTCGAGCATCTGCGAGATCGCGAGGTCACGCCAAACCTGAACGCCCTGGCCGATCGGGGCTACGCCGTCTCACTCCGACCGCCGTTCCCCGCCGTCACCTGTACGGCCCATGCCACGCTCACCACCGGCACCTCGCCCCGCGAGCACGGCGTGCTGTGCAACGGCATGTTCGAGCAGGACCGCTTCGCGATCCGCTTCTGGGACCAGCCGACCAGCATGGTCAAGCAGCCGAAGGTCTGGGAGACCCTGCGCGAGCGCGATCCCTCGGCGACCACCGCGCTGCTGTTCTTCCAGAACACGATGTTCGCCTCGGCAGACGTGGTCGTGACGCCGGCTCCGATCCACCTCGACGAGGGGTTGGTGCCCTGGTGCTACTCCAAGCCGGTCGGCTTCTACGAGCAGCTTGCCGAGAAGCATGGCGCCTTTCAGTTGCCGTGGTACTGGGGGCCGCTGGCCGGCCGCACGTCGAGCGAGTGGATCGCGAAGGCCGCCCTCGACACACTGGAGCAGCACCGCCCGACGCTGACGTTTGTCTACCTGCCGCACCTGGACTACAACACGCAGCGCTTCGGGGCGGACAGCCCGCCGTTTATGGCCGATCTTGCGATCATGGATCGGATCGTCGGGGAGATCGTGGCGGGCGTCGAGGCGCTCGGCCTGGAGGACGACACCGCCATCGTGCTGGTCAGCGAGTACGCGATGACGAACGTCACCCGGCCCGTGCTGGTCAACCGCGAGCTACGCAAGCAGGGCCTGCTGGCCGTCCGCGAGATCGCCGGGGCCGAGTACCTGGACGTCGAGCTGAGCACGGCGTTCGCGATGGTCGATCACCAGATGGCGCACGTCTACCTGGGCCAGGGCGCGCAGCCGGAGGACGCCGCTCGTGTCCGCGCGGCCCTCGAAGGCATCGACGGCGTCGAGAAAGTGCTGGATCGTACCGAGCAGGCCGCCTACGAGATCGACCACCCGAACAGCGGCGACTTCGTCATCATCGCCGAGGCGGACGCCTGGCTCACGTACTACTGGTGGCTGGACGACGCCGTTGCGCCGCCGTACGCCCGCCAGATCGACATCCACCGCAAGCCGGCCTACGACCCGGTGGAGCTGTTCTTCGATCCGGCCACGAAGTCGATCCCGCTCAAGCCCGAGCTGGTGCGCGGCTCGCACGGCCGCCCGCACGATCTGGAGGCCCGCCGGCCGGCGCTGATCGTGGCGCAGCCGGACGCCGCCCGCCCCTCCGCCGACGAGATCGACATGCGGGAGGTGCCGGGCATCCTGCTCGGGCTGCTCGGCCACCGGTAG
- the eboC gene encoding UbiA-like protein EboC (EboC, a homolog the polyprenyltransferase UbiA, belongs to system of proteins involved in the trafficking of precursor metabolites to an extracytoplasmic compartment so that the biosynthesis of certain natural products, such as scytonemin, can be completed.), translated as MLAHSPRVRTYLELVRLPNLFTAVGDIVAGYLIVSRGANISWRDLIVLTIASVCLYAGGVVLNDYFDRDVDAVERPERPIPSGRIDQRDVLKLGTRLLALGCVFAVGVGVPSLIVAVLLAGCIWLYDSKGKRIEYVGSANMGACRFLNVVLGASGAPGAAIYLPETWLWFILPTAFLIFLYIAAVTLLATGEVWGGNRTISSAVFAAVVVVIGGVLWLGFSDRLAEPVYSYPFLAVFAVATLGRIGNVVREPAAPNIRIAIKTCVLSLLLLDAAIAAGAGGIWFGLGVAVLIFPALYAARLYAVT; from the coding sequence ATGCTGGCGCACTCGCCGCGCGTGCGGACCTACCTGGAGCTGGTCCGCCTCCCAAACCTGTTCACCGCTGTTGGGGATATCGTCGCCGGCTACCTGATCGTCTCGCGGGGCGCGAACATCTCCTGGCGCGACTTGATCGTCCTGACGATCGCCAGCGTCTGCCTGTACGCCGGCGGCGTCGTCCTCAACGACTATTTTGACCGCGACGTGGACGCTGTCGAGCGGCCCGAGCGCCCCATCCCGAGCGGACGGATCGACCAGCGCGACGTGCTGAAGCTGGGGACGCGGCTGCTGGCGCTCGGATGCGTCTTCGCAGTCGGCGTCGGCGTCCCGAGCCTGATCGTGGCGGTGCTGCTGGCCGGCTGCATCTGGCTCTACGACTCGAAGGGCAAGCGCATCGAGTACGTCGGCAGCGCCAACATGGGCGCCTGCCGCTTCCTGAACGTGGTTCTCGGGGCGAGCGGCGCGCCCGGCGCGGCGATCTACCTGCCCGAGACGTGGCTCTGGTTCATCCTGCCGACCGCCTTCCTGATCTTCCTGTACATCGCGGCGGTGACGCTGCTGGCGACCGGCGAGGTCTGGGGCGGCAACCGCACGATCTCCAGCGCGGTCTTCGCGGCCGTGGTGGTGGTGATCGGCGGGGTGCTCTGGCTCGGGTTCTCGGATCGGCTGGCGGAGCCGGTCTACTCGTACCCGTTCCTGGCGGTCTTCGCCGTGGCGACGCTCGGGCGGATCGGCAACGTGGTGCGGGAGCCGGCCGCGCCGAACATCCGTATCGCGATCAAGACCTGCGTCCTCTCGCTGCTGCTGCTGGACGCCGCCATTGCGGCGGGCGCGGGCGGCATCTGGTTCGGGCTGGGGGTGGCGGTGCTGATATTCCCTGCGCTGTACGCCGCCCGGCTGTACGCTGTGACGTAG
- a CDS encoding sulfatase-like hydrolase/transferase translates to MATPNVLVIMTDQQQATSLGLYGNPDVRTPALERLAARGLLYRHAFSAHPLCVPSRASFWTGRWPHSTGVRTNEIPLPTREIDWATLLLDRGYVGGLFGKNHVFRMEQLDRFTAVWEAGHGGPVERGGTLVRATPLKKNAMPHGWAARDHAPRYGSQKLDESPDDSTTAQLAAQCVQFLDARADDGQPFLAWLSVPDPHEPYQAGEPYASLYDPDAIQMPPWRTDEFADKPERQQVFHELFRFADLPDRHFREVRAMYYGMIRQIDDYVGRVLDTLAARGLDENTIIMFTSDHGDYAGEHRLLGKSSTFYDALTRVPMILSWPGHLPEGETRDELVSLVDVMPTMLALLGIETPAAVQGQPMPGAVPGAAPRRAVFAEYGAGGPAVTLTDVAALTPEERSGVGWPLLRQREAQGHGKMARTARWKYVHDTTGEVDELYDLQADPWELENLAGRPDYGSALAEMRAILLDWMLETENAQPVPLYF, encoded by the coding sequence GTGGCAACCCCGAACGTGCTCGTCATCATGACCGATCAGCAACAGGCGACATCGCTGGGATTGTACGGCAACCCCGATGTCCGAACACCGGCCCTGGAGCGCCTGGCCGCGCGCGGTCTGCTGTACCGCCACGCCTTCTCGGCCCACCCGCTGTGCGTGCCGTCGCGAGCGTCGTTCTGGACCGGGCGCTGGCCGCACAGCACGGGCGTCCGCACCAACGAGATCCCGCTGCCAACGCGGGAGATCGACTGGGCCACCCTGCTGCTGGATCGGGGGTACGTTGGCGGGCTCTTCGGCAAGAACCACGTCTTCCGCATGGAGCAGCTCGACCGCTTCACGGCGGTCTGGGAGGCCGGCCACGGCGGTCCCGTCGAGCGGGGCGGCACGCTGGTGCGGGCCACACCGCTCAAGAAGAACGCGATGCCACACGGCTGGGCTGCCAGGGATCACGCGCCGCGCTACGGCTCGCAGAAACTGGACGAGTCGCCAGACGACTCGACGACGGCCCAGCTTGCCGCGCAGTGCGTCCAGTTCCTCGACGCGCGGGCCGACGACGGCCAGCCGTTCCTGGCGTGGCTGTCCGTCCCTGACCCACACGAGCCGTATCAGGCCGGCGAGCCGTACGCCTCGCTGTACGATCCCGACGCGATCCAGATGCCGCCCTGGCGCACGGACGAGTTCGCCGACAAGCCGGAGCGGCAGCAGGTCTTCCACGAGTTGTTCCGCTTTGCTGACCTGCCGGACCGCCACTTCCGCGAGGTCCGCGCCATGTACTACGGGATGATCCGGCAGATCGACGACTACGTCGGGAGGGTGCTGGACACCCTGGCGGCGCGCGGGCTGGACGAGAACACCATCATCATGTTCACCTCGGACCATGGCGACTACGCCGGCGAGCATCGGCTGCTCGGCAAGTCGAGCACCTTCTACGACGCGCTGACTCGCGTCCCGATGATCCTCTCCTGGCCCGGCCACCTCCCCGAGGGCGAAACGCGCGATGAGCTGGTCAGCCTCGTGGACGTGATGCCGACGATGCTGGCGCTGCTCGGCATCGAGACGCCGGCGGCCGTCCAGGGCCAGCCGATGCCGGGGGCCGTGCCAGGAGCCGCGCCTCGGCGGGCCGTCTTCGCGGAGTACGGGGCGGGCGGCCCGGCCGTCACCCTGACCGACGTGGCCGCCCTCACACCGGAGGAGCGGTCCGGCGTGGGCTGGCCGCTGCTCCGCCAGCGCGAGGCCCAGGGACACGGCAAGATGGCCCGCACGGCGCGCTGGAAGTACGTCCACGACACGACCGGCGAGGTGGACGAGCTGTATGACCTCCAGGCGGACCCGTGGGAGCTGGAGAACCTGGCCGGCCGCCCGGACTACGGGTCAGCCCTGGCCGAGATGCGGGCCATCCTGCTGGACTGGATGCTGGAGACGGAGAACGCCCAGCCGGTGCCGCTGTATTTCTGA
- a CDS encoding NAD(P)/FAD-dependent oxidoreductase has protein sequence MGVLRGLRTASLVAAGAAAGGWLWTRARSERKAGWRQMPPGAPRIVILGAGFGGLTTAIELGKQAQAGLRAEVLLIDRVNFHLFTPMLYQVATGLVEPGHVAYPARLIAQDYGFRFREGTVEAIDLDRRQVTVSGEAIPYDRLVLALGSVTNYFGNASIEAHAASLKTLGDAVAIRNRVLDAFERAEATRDAQERKRLLTFVVVGGGATGIELVSSLQTLIRNGLLPGYPRIEASDVRVVLAEAGPRLLNGMDPWLGETAARRMQEHGIELLLGNPATEVSEDGIAFKDGQRIESRTVIWAAGVRPSPVTAALEVERGKDGRLVVTPELHLSAYPDVYALGDCAWFPIPEDSGRPAPPNAQTAVRQAPVVAGNVAASLCGEPQDIYLYSNEGNLVALGQGDGVALVGPARLEGFPAWVTWRGFYLAQLMGFKNRLAVLLDWTSAYFGNRLAPRLDLTPTPSGTSARAADRPPNETQSSPLPPPREARKPSAAAMR, from the coding sequence ATGGGTGTCCTGCGAGGGCTGCGGACCGCGTCCCTGGTGGCGGCGGGGGCAGCGGCCGGCGGGTGGCTCTGGACCCGAGCGCGCTCGGAGCGCAAGGCTGGCTGGCGGCAGATGCCGCCCGGCGCACCGCGCATCGTCATTCTCGGCGCTGGCTTCGGCGGTCTGACGACAGCCATCGAGCTTGGCAAGCAGGCGCAGGCTGGCCTCCGCGCCGAGGTGCTGCTGATCGACCGCGTCAACTTCCACCTCTTCACGCCGATGCTCTACCAGGTTGCGACGGGGCTGGTCGAGCCGGGGCACGTTGCCTACCCCGCCCGTCTCATCGCCCAGGACTACGGCTTCCGGTTCCGTGAGGGGACGGTCGAGGCGATCGACCTGGATCGCCGACAGGTGACCGTCAGCGGCGAGGCGATCCCGTACGACCGGCTGGTGCTGGCTCTGGGGAGCGTCACCAACTATTTTGGGAACGCGTCGATTGAGGCGCACGCGGCCTCGCTCAAGACGCTCGGGGACGCCGTCGCGATCCGCAACCGGGTGCTGGACGCCTTCGAGCGCGCCGAGGCCACCCGGGATGCGCAGGAGCGCAAGCGATTGCTGACCTTCGTGGTGGTCGGCGGCGGCGCGACGGGCATCGAGCTGGTCAGCTCGCTTCAGACGCTGATCCGCAACGGGCTGCTGCCGGGCTATCCAAGGATCGAGGCGTCAGACGTGCGCGTCGTGCTGGCCGAGGCTGGGCCGCGCCTGCTCAACGGCATGGATCCGTGGCTCGGCGAGACCGCTGCACGCCGGATGCAGGAACACGGCATCGAGCTGTTGCTCGGCAACCCGGCTACCGAGGTCTCCGAGGACGGCATCGCGTTCAAGGACGGCCAGCGCATCGAGAGTCGGACGGTGATCTGGGCGGCCGGCGTGCGGCCCTCGCCGGTGACAGCCGCGCTGGAGGTCGAACGGGGCAAGGACGGCCGGCTGGTGGTGACGCCGGAGCTGCACCTGTCGGCCTACCCTGATGTCTACGCCCTGGGCGACTGCGCCTGGTTCCCGATCCCCGAGGACTCGGGGCGGCCGGCCCCGCCAAACGCGCAGACCGCCGTCCGACAGGCCCCGGTGGTGGCCGGCAACGTCGCCGCCTCGCTGTGTGGCGAACCGCAGGACATCTACCTCTACAGCAACGAGGGCAATCTCGTGGCGCTGGGGCAGGGCGATGGCGTGGCGCTGGTCGGCCCGGCCCGGCTGGAGGGGTTCCCGGCCTGGGTGACGTGGCGCGGCTTCTACCTGGCCCAGTTGATGGGGTTCAAGAACCGGCTGGCCGTGCTGCTGGATTGGACCTCGGCGTACTTCGGAAACCGGCTGGCGCCGCGCCTCGACCTGACGCCCACCCCGAGTGGCACGTCTGCCCGGGCGGCGGATCGACCACCGAATGAGACGCAGTCATCCCCGCTGCCGCCACCTCGCGAAGCGCGAAAGCCGTCCGCCGCCGCTATGAGATAG
- a CDS encoding glycosyltransferase family 2 protein, which yields MNENIPPSPARSELPRGTEEQIQPVQIGILTEGKATLAMVLVGLILQESIPLDIYIVDTAESAVIKRDDVVFAMRLASERGVYCGYEHIRERNRKFSVGRLRLLDELTGPLISFMDDDIVLAPSAAHNLYERALQAGSFGFLSPVCKNWGDADSPLPGRPHYSPGGLIYQDDLVRRVLREYYSSTTDVLDARGGPDRLWEKAFLSELFPALGRASEVRADCLSYHLDYRERPVRYRIDDGIVQASVAYARTLAAAAINTP from the coding sequence GTGAATGAGAACATTCCGCCGTCCCCAGCACGCTCCGAGCTTCCGCGCGGCACCGAGGAGCAGATTCAACCCGTCCAGATCGGCATCCTGACGGAGGGCAAGGCGACGCTCGCGATGGTGCTGGTCGGGCTGATCTTGCAGGAGAGCATCCCGCTCGACATCTACATCGTGGACACCGCCGAGAGCGCCGTCATCAAGCGTGACGACGTGGTCTTCGCGATGCGGCTGGCCTCTGAGCGGGGCGTCTACTGCGGCTACGAGCACATCCGCGAGCGCAACCGGAAGTTCAGCGTGGGCCGGCTGCGGCTCCTGGACGAGCTGACTGGCCCGCTGATCTCCTTCATGGACGACGACATCGTGCTGGCCCCGAGCGCGGCCCACAACCTGTACGAGCGGGCGCTCCAGGCCGGCTCGTTCGGGTTCTTGAGTCCGGTCTGCAAGAACTGGGGCGATGCGGACAGCCCGCTGCCGGGCCGCCCGCACTACTCGCCGGGCGGCCTGATCTACCAGGATGACCTGGTGCGTCGCGTCCTCCGCGAGTACTACAGCTCGACCACCGACGTGCTGGATGCGCGCGGCGGTCCTGACCGGCTCTGGGAGAAGGCGTTCCTGTCGGAGCTGTTCCCGGCCCTGGGACGGGCCAGCGAGGTCCGCGCAGACTGCCTGAGCTACCACCTGGATTACCGCGAGCGGCCGGTCCGCTACCGCATCGACGACGGCATCGTGCAGGCGAGCGTGGCGTACGCGCGCACACTGGCGGCAGCGGCGATCAACACGCCGTAG
- a CDS encoding NAD(P)H-binding protein translates to MNVLIAGGTGFIGSRIVDELLKAGGHTLLVMTRDPGRARPRQGVEYVRGDVTDPASLDAATRGVDVVVHAVQFPNHPVENPRKGWTYQQIDGEGTARMVAAAVKNGVRRFVYLSGAGTRPGRTEPWFKAKERAENAITSSGMEYVILRPSWIYGPEDRSMNKFVTFIKVLPVAPVIGSGQEQVQPAYVADVAKVAALAVDLPAATNRVFELGSPTPITMDEINRTIMRLLGKHKPLFHQPAWLVKVPAAFLQYLPNAPLSPGAVDFITMDERVDPRPAEEMFGVRFRSLEAGLREYLK, encoded by the coding sequence GTGAACGTCCTGATCGCGGGCGGCACCGGCTTCATCGGCTCGCGGATCGTCGACGAGCTGCTCAAGGCTGGCGGCCACACACTGCTGGTGATGACCCGCGATCCCGGCCGCGCTCGGCCCCGCCAGGGCGTCGAGTACGTGCGCGGCGACGTGACGGACCCGGCCTCGCTGGACGCGGCCACCAGGGGCGTGGACGTGGTCGTCCACGCGGTCCAGTTCCCGAATCACCCGGTCGAGAACCCGCGCAAGGGCTGGACCTACCAGCAGATCGACGGCGAGGGCACCGCCAGGATGGTGGCTGCCGCCGTCAAGAACGGCGTCAGGCGGTTCGTCTACCTGAGCGGCGCGGGCACGCGGCCAGGCCGCACCGAGCCGTGGTTCAAGGCCAAGGAGCGCGCCGAGAACGCCATCACATCCAGTGGCATGGAATACGTCATCCTGCGCCCATCATGGATCTACGGCCCTGAAGATCGCAGCATGAACAAGTTCGTGACGTTCATCAAGGTGTTGCCGGTCGCGCCGGTCATCGGCTCGGGCCAGGAGCAGGTGCAGCCGGCCTACGTCGCGGACGTAGCGAAGGTGGCGGCGCTCGCCGTCGATCTGCCGGCCGCGACCAACCGCGTCTTCGAGCTGGGCAGCCCCACCCCGATCACCATGGACGAGATCAACCGCACCATCATGCGGCTGCTCGGGAAGCACAAGCCGCTGTTCCACCAGCCGGCCTGGCTGGTGAAGGTCCCGGCGGCGTTCTTGCAGTACCTGCCGAATGCGCCGCTCTCGCCGGGCGCCGTGGACTTCATCACCATGGATGAGCGGGTCGATCCGCGCCCGGCCGAAGAGATGTTCGGCGTCCGGTTCCGGTCGCTGGAAGCGGGCCTGCGGGAGTACCTGAAGTAG
- a CDS encoding NADH-quinone oxidoreductase subunit N: MNDISLRDALLILPEIVLAVWASLILTVDLFLEQKKSNHRLMLVLSLVGVLLAMVATLTLAGQNTTAFFGTVVVDNFSVFFKVIFLIAAGLVLLSAESLVERVGENAAEFCGLILFCTAGLMFMASGYELMTIYLALEISSLSLAFLAAWNKRELRSTEAGLKFFVLSAVSSGILLFGMALMYGIAGSTNLADIGRVLTTPSVAPAALLAMSMLVAGFGFKISAVPFQMWTPDVYEGAPTPITAFMSVASKAAGFAVIMRIFDVALGAGAIEAVWRDLFVVLSLVTMTVGNLAALLQTNLKRMLAYSSIGHVGYMLMGLAAAAVPGVAGTAADAPGTIGLSSVLFYLLVYTFTNVGAFAVIIVMSRYVEGEDIGQFAGLARRAPMLAVILTLCLLSLAGLPPLAGFFSKLYLFFAAAQAGLYITVVWGVLNSAISLYYYARVIKSMYLAEPTSDEKVQIQIAPAVSLAAATIGVLVIGLLSEPFIQAASRAAGTIVR; the protein is encoded by the coding sequence GTGAACGACATTTCCCTTCGCGACGCCTTACTGATCCTGCCGGAGATCGTGCTGGCGGTCTGGGCGAGCCTGATCCTGACGGTGGATCTCTTCCTCGAACAGAAGAAGTCGAACCACCGCCTGATGCTCGTGCTGTCGCTGGTGGGCGTGCTGCTGGCGATGGTCGCCACGCTGACCCTGGCGGGCCAGAACACGACGGCCTTCTTCGGCACCGTGGTCGTGGACAACTTCTCGGTCTTCTTCAAGGTGATCTTCCTGATCGCCGCCGGCCTGGTGCTGCTGTCCGCCGAGAGCCTGGTCGAGCGGGTGGGCGAGAACGCGGCCGAGTTCTGTGGCCTGATCCTGTTCTGCACGGCTGGCCTGATGTTCATGGCCTCTGGCTATGAGCTGATGACCATCTATCTCGCGCTGGAGATCTCCAGCCTCTCGCTGGCGTTCCTGGCCGCCTGGAACAAGCGCGAGCTGCGCTCGACCGAGGCTGGCCTGAAGTTCTTCGTCCTGAGCGCCGTCTCCTCGGGCATCCTGCTGTTCGGCATGGCGCTGATGTACGGCATTGCCGGCAGCACGAACCTTGCGGACATCGGCCGGGTGTTGACGACGCCGTCCGTCGCGCCGGCCGCGCTGCTGGCGATGTCGATGCTGGTGGCTGGCTTCGGGTTCAAGATCTCGGCGGTGCCGTTCCAGATGTGGACGCCTGACGTCTACGAGGGCGCGCCGACCCCGATCACGGCGTTCATGTCGGTGGCCTCGAAGGCGGCCGGCTTCGCCGTGATCATGCGGATCTTCGACGTGGCGCTCGGCGCGGGCGCTATCGAGGCGGTCTGGCGCGACCTGTTCGTCGTGCTCTCGCTGGTGACGATGACGGTCGGCAACCTGGCGGCGCTGCTCCAGACGAACCTGAAGCGGATGCTGGCCTACTCCAGCATCGGGCACGTCGGCTACATGCTGATGGGCCTCGCCGCAGCCGCCGTGCCTGGCGTCGCAGGCACGGCGGCAGACGCCCCGGGCACGATTGGCCTGTCGAGCGTCCTGTTCTACCTGCTGGTCTACACCTTCACGAACGTCGGCGCGTTCGCTGTCATCATCGTGATGTCGCGGTACGTCGAGGGTGAGGACATCGGCCAGTTCGCGGGGCTGGCGCGGCGTGCCCCGATGCTCGCGGTGATCCTGACCCTGTGCCTGCTCTCGCTGGCCGGGCTGCCGCCGCTGGCCGGCTTCTTCAGCAAGCTGTACCTGTTCTTCGCCGCTGCCCAGGCTGGCCTGTACATCACGGTGGTCTGGGGCGTCCTGAACTCGGCCATCTCGCTGTACTACTACGCGCGGGTCATCAAGTCGATGTACCTCGCGGAGCCGACCAGCGACGAGAAGGTGCAGATCCAGATTGCGCCGGCCGTCTCGCTGGCCGCCGCGACTATCGGCGTGCTGGTGATCGGGCTGCTCTCGGAGCCGTTCATCCAGGCGGCGTCGCGGGCGGCCGGGACCATCGTCCGGTAG
- a CDS encoding NuoM family protein, which produces MEHLLLHVILWGPAIGALVTILAGQGMFARVIALLSTGLTLAATTYLYGRYNLQVGGTQFESVMPFIPQIGSSLRIGVDGVSLPLVFLNAFLTFLVVLISWKFTLRPQLYFTLVQFLSTAVTGVFVSLDLFVFFLFWELELAPMFLLIGIWGGARREYAAMKFIIYTIAGSAFMLVGIFALFFLTGVGTFDMFLISDGAKALPVATQVLLFLLLFVGFAVKVPIFPFHTWLPDAHVEAPTPISVLLAGVLLKMGGYGLIRLCMTLLPEGARVLVPFLVILGTINVIYGAMLALSMINGDLKKMIAYSSVSHMGYVIIGMAALSVTGIQGAVVQMFTHGTITALLFTSVGLVYDRTHTRIIPEMGGLAPKMPFIAAGFVMAGLASLGLPGMNGFIGEFLVFIGAFEVWPWQTGIAAFGIVLTAGYITWMLMRVFFGQLDEHKWHGLTDADGREKFVVVAMLALIILTGIWPSAVADVIAIGVAPIARLFA; this is translated from the coding sequence GTGGAACACTTGCTTCTCCATGTGATCCTGTGGGGCCCGGCTATCGGAGCCCTCGTCACCATCCTGGCCGGGCAGGGGATGTTCGCCCGCGTCATCGCCCTGCTCTCGACGGGCCTGACGCTCGCGGCGACCACCTACCTGTACGGCCGGTACAACCTGCAGGTCGGCGGCACCCAGTTCGAGAGTGTGATGCCGTTCATCCCGCAGATCGGCTCCTCGCTCCGCATCGGCGTGGACGGGGTCAGCCTGCCGCTGGTCTTCCTGAACGCTTTCCTGACGTTCCTGGTGGTGCTGATCTCCTGGAAGTTCACGCTGCGCCCGCAGCTCTACTTCACGCTGGTGCAGTTCCTCTCGACGGCGGTCACGGGCGTCTTCGTCTCGCTGGACCTGTTCGTCTTCTTCCTCTTCTGGGAGCTTGAGCTGGCCCCGATGTTCCTGCTCATCGGGATCTGGGGCGGCGCGCGCCGCGAGTACGCGGCGATGAAGTTCATCATCTACACCATCGCTGGCTCGGCGTTCATGCTGGTCGGCATCTTCGCGCTCTTCTTCCTGACGGGCGTGGGGACGTTCGACATGTTCCTGATCAGCGATGGGGCCAAGGCACTCCCCGTCGCCACGCAGGTGCTGCTGTTCCTGCTGCTGTTCGTCGGGTTCGCGGTCAAGGTGCCGATCTTCCCGTTCCACACCTGGCTTCCCGATGCCCACGTCGAGGCGCCGACCCCGATCAGCGTGCTGCTGGCGGGCGTGCTGCTCAAGATGGGCGGCTACGGGTTGATCCGCCTCTGCATGACGCTCTTGCCCGAAGGGGCGCGCGTGCTGGTGCCGTTCCTGGTGATCCTGGGCACCATCAACGTGATCTATGGCGCGATGCTGGCCCTCTCGATGATCAACGGCGACCTCAAGAAGATGATCGCCTACTCGTCGGTGAGCCACATGGGGTACGTCATCATCGGGATGGCGGCGCTCAGCGTGACGGGCATCCAGGGCGCGGTGGTTCAGATGTTCACGCACGGCACCATCACGGCGCTGCTGTTCACCAGCGTGGGGCTGGTCTACGACCGCACCCACACCCGCATCATCCCCGAGATGGGCGGTCTGGCCCCCAAGATGCCGTTCATCGCGGCTGGCTTCGTGATGGCGGGACTCGCATCGCTCGGGTTGCCGGGCATGAACGGGTTCATCGGCGAGTTCCTGGTGTTCATCGGCGCGTTCGAGGTCTGGCCCTGGCAGACGGGGATCGCCGCGTTCGGCATCGTGCTGACGGCCGGCTACATCACCTGGATGCTGATGCGGGTCTTCTTCGGGCAGCTTGACGAGCACAAGTGGCACGGGTTGACCGACGCCGACGGCCGCGAGAAGTTCGTGGTCGTGGCGATGCTCGCCCTGATCATCCTGACGGGCATCTGGCCGAGCGCCGTCGCCGACGTGATCGCCATCGGCGTCGCCCCGATTGCGAGGCTGTTCGCATGA